A section of the bacterium SCSIO 12696 genome encodes:
- a CDS encoding TAXI family TRAP transporter solute-binding subunit, whose protein sequence is MKKIVVTALSAFLVLLAGCSRGPDVSNLQSDLQDRLDSTFGEGLFEVSSFRRYGSQPLSSAEGDNRDRIAIYFKADLELQKDHRFSDWTGQNKATLHTVLGSAEKGIEGIVDKGNSSGDVISAHGLGVYADNNGSWVAVAADLLQEQTGGQSEAGLVAEIDAADNPRDVMVMSWQQKASGELSKVADTLDERGMTVESSALRSGMQSLLTEANLKVLKSQSTHSLVSGTQGGDYYALGEGLEKAISSQGVKTAVVPSTGALDNLRLLKEQLTSLAITQSDLAIAAYNGSGAFERNGSQYIRAVASLYPEPVQIVVREGAAIKGLADLAEKRVNIGPDGSGTQNNARQILGLAGIDERDFTTYDLATSVSELLAGNLDAVFITSAAPTNYLKNIGDSVSLLPLEQNIVNALSSGAGYVAHQVQAGTYPGVDEPVNTVAVTALLVADSETPEEQVNAVLNGLFGDSVQLSNFGERGASLDRSKALSGIAIPLHSAAEAYFAESK, encoded by the coding sequence ATGAAAAAAATAGTTGTTACCGCACTCTCGGCTTTTCTCGTTTTGTTGGCTGGCTGCTCCCGCGGCCCAGATGTCTCCAACCTGCAAAGTGACCTGCAGGATCGTCTGGATAGCACCTTTGGTGAGGGGCTTTTTGAAGTCTCCTCATTTCGCCGCTACGGCTCACAACCGCTGTCTTCAGCGGAGGGCGATAATCGCGACCGCATTGCCATTTACTTTAAGGCAGACCTGGAGCTTCAGAAAGATCACCGATTTTCCGATTGGACGGGCCAAAATAAGGCGACCTTGCACACGGTGCTGGGCTCTGCTGAAAAGGGCATAGAAGGCATTGTTGATAAAGGCAACAGCAGTGGCGACGTGATCAGTGCCCACGGCTTGGGTGTTTATGCCGACAACAATGGTTCTTGGGTGGCTGTCGCTGCAGATCTTCTTCAGGAGCAAACCGGCGGACAGTCTGAAGCTGGGCTGGTTGCAGAAATAGATGCTGCCGATAACCCTCGTGATGTGATGGTCATGAGCTGGCAGCAAAAAGCTTCCGGTGAGCTTTCCAAGGTTGCCGACACTCTTGATGAACGAGGCATGACCGTAGAAAGCAGTGCGTTGCGTTCTGGTATGCAGTCTCTGCTGACTGAAGCCAACTTAAAGGTGTTGAAGAGTCAATCTACCCATAGCCTGGTCAGTGGCACACAAGGGGGTGACTACTACGCACTGGGTGAGGGCCTGGAAAAGGCAATCAGTAGTCAGGGTGTAAAAACCGCTGTAGTGCCATCGACAGGTGCTCTGGATAATTTGCGCCTGCTCAAGGAGCAGTTAACCTCCCTGGCAATTACCCAAAGTGATTTGGCCATCGCTGCCTATAACGGTTCCGGTGCATTTGAGCGCAATGGCAGCCAATATATTCGTGCAGTAGCGAGTTTGTACCCAGAGCCAGTGCAAATTGTGGTTCGGGAGGGTGCCGCTATTAAGGGTCTCGCCGACTTGGCAGAAAAACGTGTCAATATTGGCCCTGATGGCAGTGGTACTCAGAATAATGCCCGCCAGATCCTGGGCCTTGCAGGTATCGATGAGCGTGACTTTACGACTTACGATCTGGCGACTTCTGTGAGTGAGCTGCTGGCCGGAAACTTGGATGCTGTGTTTATTACCAGTGCCGCGCCTACCAATTATCTGAAAAATATAGGTGATAGCGTCAGTTTGCTGCCTTTGGAGCAAAATATTGTCAATGCGCTGAGCAGTGGTGCTGGTTATGTGGCTCATCAGGTACAGGCTGGTACCTATCCTGGTGTCGACGAGCCGGTGAATACGGTTGCCGTTACTGCACTGCTGGTGGCCGATAGTGAAACGCCGGAAGAGCAGGTAAATGCTGTGCTCAATGGTCTGTTCGGTGACTCTGTGCAATTGAGTAATTTTGGTGAGCGGGGCGCGAGCCTCGATCGCAGCAAAGCGTTATCCGGTATTGCTATTCCTCTGCACTCGGCAGCAGAAGCCTACTTTGCTGAGTCGAAATAA
- a CDS encoding LysR family transcriptional regulator → MRLRHIEVFHAVYNTGSISDAARLLHVSQPSVSKVLSHAELQLGFKLFLRVKGKLVPTSEAHSLIEEVRKIYQQIGTIKKTAENLKEHTHGHIRVVCMPALGLNLLPLAIERFHDKFPNITFDVQTKHYGELIDSLYEHENDLGVVFTDRDHPGIESRNIGTGELVHVSTTQPPVDGDNRVKLSDMPDENYISIFDTGPLGDLLNERFNLENHPIPQTFIRAQTYYMAKSLVSRGLGYSILDEFTANALGMDNVVSHGFSPPIEFELRCFYHGNQPLSKASEDFLDYIKNAFQEIHQLNQETLHKGPA, encoded by the coding sequence ATGCGTTTACGACACATCGAAGTCTTTCATGCGGTGTATAACACTGGTTCCATATCTGATGCCGCCCGCCTTCTACACGTCTCCCAACCTTCCGTCAGCAAAGTATTGAGCCATGCCGAGCTGCAGCTGGGCTTTAAACTCTTTCTGCGGGTCAAAGGCAAGCTGGTGCCCACCTCCGAAGCCCACTCTCTCATTGAGGAAGTGCGTAAAATTTACCAGCAAATCGGCACCATCAAAAAGACCGCCGAAAACTTGAAAGAACATACTCACGGCCATATTCGAGTAGTTTGTATGCCCGCTTTGGGCCTCAACCTACTGCCACTGGCGATAGAGCGCTTTCACGACAAGTTTCCCAACATCACCTTCGATGTGCAGACCAAACACTACGGTGAGCTGATTGATTCGCTGTACGAGCACGAAAATGACCTCGGTGTGGTTTTTACAGACCGAGACCACCCAGGCATTGAATCTCGCAATATCGGCACCGGTGAATTGGTGCATGTTTCAACCACTCAGCCACCGGTGGATGGTGACAACCGAGTGAAGCTATCGGACATGCCCGATGAAAACTATATCTCTATTTTTGACACCGGCCCGTTAGGCGACCTACTCAACGAGCGCTTTAATCTGGAAAACCACCCTATTCCGCAAACCTTTATTCGCGCTCAAACTTACTATATGGCAAAAAGCCTGGTATCCAGGGGGCTGGGTTATTCCATACTGGATGAGTTTACCGCCAATGCTCTTGGCATGGACAATGTCGTCAGCCACGGGTTCAGCCCACCCATTGAGTTTGAATTGCGCTGTTTTTATCACGGCAATCAGCCGCTTTCAAAAGCCTCTGAAGACTTTCTTGATTACATTAAAAATGCCTTTCAGGAAATTCACCAACTCAACCAAGAAACATTGCACAAAGGCCCTGCCTGA